A genome region from Hevea brasiliensis isolate MT/VB/25A 57/8 chromosome 9, ASM3005281v1, whole genome shotgun sequence includes the following:
- the LOC110654776 gene encoding cytochrome P450 87A3-like, with protein MWALCLGDLVIISFTHWVYRWRNPRCNGKLPPGSMGLPLLGETIQFFSPNTSSDIPPFVKERMKRYGPIFRTNLVGRPVVASTDLDLNYFIFQQEGQLFQSWYPETFTEIFGRQNVGSLHGFMHKYLKNMVLNIFGPESLKKMLPEVQQAASHQDTIELKEATASMIFDLTAKKLISYDKENSSENLRDNFVAFMQGLISFPLEMPGTAYHKCLQGRKRAMKMLKNLLHGRRANLRKHQSDIFDFVLEELQNEGSILTEAIALDLMFVPIALDLMFVLLFASFETTSMAITMAVKFLSDHPLVLNKLMEKHEAILKILENADSSITWKEYKSMTFTFQFINETVRLANIVPVIFRKAL; from the exons ATGTGGGCTTTGTGTTTGGGAGATTTGGTTATTATAAGTTTCACACATTGGGTTTATCGGTGGAGAAATCCCAGATGCAATGGGAAACTTCCCCCTGGTTCAATGGGATTGCCACTCCTTGGCGAGACGATTCAGTTCTTTTCTCCCAACACTTCTTCTGATATCCCTCCCTTTGTTAAAGAGAGGATGAAAAG ATACGGGCCAATATTCCGAACTAATTTGGTTGGAAGGCCAGTTGTGGCATCTACAGACCTAGATCTCAATTACTTCATCTTCCAACAAGAGGGACAGTTGTTTCAGAGCTGGTATCCAGAGACGTTCACAGAAATCTTTGGACGTCAAAATGTGGGTTCATTACATGGGTTCATGCACAAGTACCTCAAGAATATGGTGCTAAATATCTTTGGTCCTGAAAGCCTCAAGAAAATGCTCCCTGAAGTTCAACAGGCAGCATCTCATCAGGACACCATCGAATTGAAAGAGGCGACCGCTAGT ATGATATTTGATCTGACAGCAAAGAAGCTGATAAGTTATGATAAGGAGAATTCCTCAGAAAACCTCAGGGATAACTTTGTTGCATTCATGCAAGGCTTAATCTCCTTCCCTTTAGAAATGCCTGGAACAGCATATCACAAATGTTTACAG GGTAGGAAAAGGGCAATGAAAATGTTGAAGAACCTGCTACATGGAAGAAGAGCAAATCTGAGAAAGCACCAAAGTGACATTTTTGACTTTGTACTTGAAGAACTTCAGAATGAGGGATCGATCCTGACAGAGGCAATTGCTTTGGATTTGATGTTTGTGCCAATTGCTTTGGATTTGATGTttgtgctactatttgctagcttTGAAACAACCTCCATGGCTATAACTATGGCCGTCAAGTTTCTCTCGGACCATCCATTGGTGCTGAATAAATTAATG GAAAAGCATGAAGCAATTTTGAAAATTCTGGAAAATGCTGACTCTAGCATCACATGGAAAGAATACAAGTCAATGACATTTACATTTCAG TTCATCAATGAAACTGTTAGGCTGGCAAACATTGTTCCAGTAATCTTCAGAAAAGCGCTCTGA